In the Thermomicrobiales bacterium genome, one interval contains:
- the pth gene encoding aminoacyl-tRNA hydrolase → MNQGDGEVWLIVGLGNPGRRYEGTRHNAGFMAIERLQRRLPEGTSRARFQAHIVETRLDGMRVVLAQPQTFMNESGIAVDQLVRWYKVALDRLLIVYDDLDLPLGTIRLRAEGSDGGHNGIASIIRSVHTNTFPRLRIGISRPATGPTVPYVLARFSDAERRELDAVLERTVDAVLVWMREGMTPAMNQFNQKAAAGTKPEKA, encoded by the coding sequence TTGAATCAAGGGGATGGAGAGGTCTGGCTCATCGTTGGGCTCGGCAACCCGGGCCGCCGCTACGAAGGCACGCGTCACAACGCCGGGTTCATGGCCATTGAGCGTCTGCAGCGGCGACTTCCCGAGGGTACGTCGCGAGCCAGATTCCAGGCACACATCGTCGAAACCCGCCTCGATGGCATGCGGGTTGTCCTTGCGCAGCCGCAGACGTTCATGAACGAGAGTGGTATCGCGGTCGACCAGCTCGTGCGCTGGTACAAGGTAGCGCTCGATCGACTCCTCATTGTCTACGACGATCTGGATCTGCCGCTTGGAACGATCCGGCTGCGCGCCGAAGGGAGCGACGGCGGGCACAACGGGATCGCGTCAATCATCCGCAGCGTGCATACGAATACATTCCCGCGACTTCGCATTGGCATTTCCCGACCGGCAACTGGCCCAACCGTCCCCTACGTGCTGGCCCGATTCAGCGATGCCGAGCGACGCGAGCTCGATGCCGTTCTCGAGCGGACTGTTGACGCTGTCCTCGTCTGGATGCGCGAGGGGATGACCCCGGCGATGAACCAGTTCAACCAGAAAGCGGCTGCCGGGACGAAGCCAGAGAAAGCGTGA
- the tatA gene encoding twin-arginine translocase TatA/TatE family subunit, which yields MGTPEILVIMVVALIIFGPGKLPEIGAQVGKAVRDFRRMTKEMTSEFEDSIGDVQSSVNEVKQTVSNVQKETSAIAESIPSSISGTTSKAATKPQAVAASSEATRDDPFADLAALDEIEVAEETPATSSST from the coding sequence ATGGGCACCCCGGAGATCCTGGTGATCATGGTCGTCGCCCTGATCATCTTCGGTCCAGGTAAGCTCCCTGAGATCGGCGCACAGGTCGGCAAGGCCGTGCGCGACTTCCGCCGTATGACCAAGGAAATGACGTCCGAATTCGAGGACTCCATTGGTGACGTTCAGTCTTCCGTCAACGAAGTGAAGCAGACCGTCTCTAACGTCCAGAAGGAGACCTCGGCAATCGCCGAGTCTATCCCGTCGTCGATCAGCGGGACAACCTCCAAGGCGGCCACAAAGCCACAGGCTGTAGCCGCTTCGAGCGAGGCGACGCGCGACGACCCGTTTGCCGATCTCGCTGCCTTGGACGAAATCGAAGTGGCCGAAGAGACACCGGCAACTTCTTCAAGCACCTAA
- a CDS encoding class I SAM-dependent methyltransferase, giving the protein MSDLRRTLLARAFALLYGRLALLHEPAGRLLMGAAWDGRRRDLLESVPDGRLLDIGCGDGRLLNAARRCDRLAIGIDPSRAMAKRAHGRGVTVIRASAEAVPLLDASVQVVTATYPGPWIYSEQVLQEIQRVLTTGGQLHVLLGGAYRRGPFARFRGWLARLAYGSGHANPPELPQMLHLHGELVVRNDRWGTAYLWVATRTD; this is encoded by the coding sequence GTGTCTGATTTGCGCAGAACGCTGTTGGCACGCGCCTTCGCCCTGCTGTATGGCCGTTTAGCCCTGCTGCATGAGCCAGCAGGACGACTGTTGATGGGCGCGGCCTGGGATGGCCGACGACGCGATCTGCTGGAATCCGTGCCGGATGGCCGGTTGCTTGACATCGGATGCGGTGATGGAAGGCTCCTGAACGCGGCACGGCGCTGCGATCGTCTCGCAATTGGGATCGACCCATCGCGCGCGATGGCGAAGCGAGCGCACGGGCGAGGAGTCACGGTCATCCGCGCATCTGCAGAAGCAGTGCCCCTGCTGGACGCGAGCGTCCAGGTGGTTACGGCAACGTATCCAGGGCCATGGATCTACTCTGAGCAGGTACTTCAGGAAATCCAGCGCGTGCTCACGACAGGTGGGCAGTTGCACGTTCTGCTCGGCGGGGCGTATCGACGTGGCCCGTTCGCGCGTTTCCGCGGCTGGCTGGCACGATTGGCCTATGGGTCAGGCCACGCCAACCCACCTGAACTACCGCAGATGCTCCACTTGCATGGCGAACTTGTCGTCCGTAACGATCGCTGGGGCACGGCGTATCTCTGGGTTGCGACCAGGACCGATTAG
- the tgt gene encoding tRNA guanosine(34) transglycosylase Tgt, translated as MQSHNSFVLEATDGRARVGRLSLPRGEVRTPAFMPVGTQASVKSLDPDDIRSTGSQIILANTYHLMLRPGADALQKLGGVSRFMRWGGPVLTDSGGFQVFSLAGSRKLTDEGVVFRSHLDGSQHLLTPEIAMELQFKFGSDITMALDVLAGFDDSESAQVDAMRRTHAWLPRNSKRFRELHESDSPRVLLFGIAQGGFDANRRQESAAFVAASDIDGCAIGGLSVGEPKETMAEMLDASISGLPDDRPRYLMGVGSPEDLWNGVAAGVDMFDCVLPTRVARRGALFTREGRIDITAARYKVLDEPIEADCDCYACQTFSAAYIHHLFRARELLAYRLASIHNVRFLVRQMEQMEDAIRRGAFAAERRAFIDTYQPANQRIAAEQRAKHRAARARDFAR; from the coding sequence ATGCAGTCTCACAATTCGTTCGTTCTCGAAGCTACCGACGGACGGGCGCGTGTTGGCCGCCTCAGCCTGCCGCGCGGAGAAGTTCGCACCCCCGCATTCATGCCGGTTGGCACTCAGGCGTCGGTGAAATCGCTCGACCCGGATGATATCCGCAGCACGGGAAGCCAGATCATTCTGGCAAACACCTATCACCTCATGCTGCGCCCGGGCGCGGACGCTTTGCAAAAACTCGGCGGAGTCAGCCGCTTCATGCGCTGGGGTGGACCTGTTCTCACCGACTCAGGCGGATTTCAGGTGTTCAGTCTGGCCGGCAGCCGAAAGCTGACTGACGAGGGCGTCGTGTTCCGATCGCACCTCGACGGCAGCCAGCACCTGCTGACCCCTGAAATCGCCATGGAGCTGCAGTTCAAGTTCGGTTCCGACATTACGATGGCCCTCGATGTGTTGGCCGGATTCGATGATTCGGAGTCCGCGCAAGTGGACGCGATGCGCCGCACCCACGCCTGGCTGCCGCGGAACAGCAAGCGCTTCCGCGAGCTCCACGAAAGCGACTCGCCGCGTGTCTTGCTCTTCGGCATCGCCCAGGGTGGCTTCGATGCCAACCGGAGACAGGAGTCGGCTGCATTTGTCGCCGCGTCGGATATCGACGGATGCGCGATCGGCGGCCTCAGCGTCGGCGAGCCGAAGGAGACGATGGCTGAGATGCTTGACGCGTCCATCAGCGGTCTCCCTGACGATCGCCCTCGCTACCTGATGGGCGTCGGTTCACCAGAAGACCTGTGGAATGGCGTCGCGGCCGGCGTGGATATGTTCGATTGCGTCCTACCAACGCGCGTTGCCCGTCGCGGCGCGCTGTTCACTCGCGAGGGGCGTATTGACATAACAGCAGCACGCTACAAGGTGCTGGACGAACCGATCGAGGCGGATTGCGACTGCTATGCCTGTCAGACGTTCAGCGCCGCCTATATCCATCACCTGTTTCGCGCGCGGGAACTGTTGGCCTACCGACTGGCATCGATTCACAATGTCCGCTTTCTCGTCAGGCAGATGGAGCAGATGGAGGATGCTATTCGGCGCGGTGCGTTCGCCGCAGAGCGCCGCGCATTCATCGACACCTATCAGCCGGCCAATCAGCGCATCGCCGCCGAGCAGCGCGCCAAGCACCGTGCGGCGCGAGCGCGCGATTTCGCACGCTGA
- a CDS encoding UDP-glucose/GDP-mannose dehydrogenase family protein, whose product MARISIIGSGYVGLVYAAAFADLGNDVVGIDINAEKVELLQQGECPIYEPGLPEILARNLQAGRLRFTTSYADAVPSSQFVFICVDTPQSFNGEADMRAVRRAATTTAEHLTGHTVIVNKSTMPIGSGDLVAKILEEHISGDATFAVVSNPEFLREGSAVHDVMHPERVVLGSDRKEAAEKVASLYSVLNAPIVVTDLRSAEMIKYASNAFLATKISFINEIARICERVGADVTVVSKGMGHDPRIGSLFLEAGIGYGGSCFPKDVSALAYMAEEANTHPQLLRAVIEINNDQRRRFVQKLQTHLGDLNERKIGIWGLAFKQNTDDMRESPAVDIIRMIEQRGGQVRAYDPAAAETARPLLPNIDICDNPYDVVDGADALCVVTPWNEFKQANLGRVAEMMRTPLLLDGRNIYEPEEVRAHGLTYVGVGR is encoded by the coding sequence ATGGCGCGGATCAGCATTATCGGTAGTGGCTACGTCGGACTCGTCTATGCCGCTGCGTTTGCAGACCTTGGGAACGACGTCGTCGGCATCGACATTAATGCCGAGAAAGTCGAACTCCTGCAGCAGGGCGAGTGCCCGATTTATGAACCGGGACTCCCGGAGATCCTCGCGCGCAACCTTCAGGCTGGCCGGCTGCGATTTACTACATCGTACGCAGATGCAGTGCCCAGCTCGCAGTTCGTCTTCATTTGCGTGGACACACCGCAATCATTCAACGGCGAAGCCGATATGCGCGCCGTCCGGCGGGCCGCCACCACGACGGCTGAGCACCTCACGGGCCACACGGTCATCGTCAACAAGAGCACGATGCCGATCGGCTCGGGCGACCTGGTCGCGAAGATTCTTGAAGAGCACATCAGCGGTGATGCGACATTCGCTGTTGTCAGTAACCCTGAGTTTCTCCGAGAAGGCTCGGCTGTGCACGATGTCATGCACCCGGAGCGAGTTGTCCTCGGCTCGGACCGCAAAGAAGCCGCCGAGAAGGTGGCCAGCCTGTACAGCGTGCTGAACGCCCCGATAGTCGTTACCGACCTGCGGTCGGCAGAGATGATCAAGTATGCGTCGAATGCGTTCTTGGCGACGAAGATCTCGTTCATTAATGAGATCGCGCGAATTTGCGAGCGCGTCGGCGCAGACGTGACCGTCGTCTCGAAGGGCATGGGCCATGACCCACGGATCGGCTCGCTCTTCCTGGAGGCAGGTATCGGATATGGCGGCTCCTGTTTCCCGAAGGACGTCAGCGCGCTCGCCTATATGGCCGAAGAAGCCAACACGCACCCGCAACTGCTGCGCGCCGTCATCGAGATCAACAACGATCAGCGCCGCCGGTTCGTTCAGAAGCTGCAAACACACCTCGGGGACCTGAACGAGCGCAAGATCGGCATCTGGGGGCTGGCATTCAAGCAGAACACCGACGACATGCGCGAATCTCCGGCAGTGGACATCATCCGGATGATCGAGCAGCGTGGCGGGCAAGTGCGCGCGTACGACCCTGCTGCGGCTGAGACGGCTCGACCGCTGCTCCCAAACATCGACATTTGCGACAACCCATATGACGTGGTCGATGGCGCTGACGCGCTGTGCGTTGTCACTCCGTGGAACGAATTCAAGCAGGCCAACCTTGGACGAGTTGCCGAAATGATGCGCACACCGCTGCTCCTTGATGGCCGCAACATTTACGAACCCGAAGAAGTCAGAGCGCATGGATTGACCTATGTCGGCGTCGGAAGGTAA
- the acpS gene encoding holo-ACP synthase, which translates to MSASEGKYQPVWDSEAAGPVEVGIDIIEIERIAHTLERFGDRFLNRVYSPRERERYGKRVQELAARFAAKEATMKALGTGVRGVRWRDIEVLPNRRGKPILVLHETAQRRADLLGFQHFAVSLTHSRGEAMAIVIATKQANDLL; encoded by the coding sequence ATGTCGGCGTCGGAAGGTAAGTACCAGCCGGTCTGGGACAGTGAGGCCGCCGGACCGGTTGAAGTCGGCATCGACATCATCGAGATCGAACGCATTGCACACACGTTGGAACGCTTTGGCGATCGATTCCTGAACCGCGTCTACTCTCCGCGAGAGCGCGAACGCTACGGCAAGCGCGTGCAGGAACTCGCGGCACGGTTCGCGGCCAAGGAGGCGACAATGAAGGCGCTAGGCACTGGCGTACGCGGTGTTCGATGGCGCGACATTGAGGTGTTGCCCAATCGGCGGGGCAAGCCAATCCTCGTCCTGCACGAGACTGCACAACGGCGCGCGGATCTACTCGGATTCCAGCACTTCGCAGTGTCGCTGACTCATTCACGGGGCGAGGCGATGGCGATTGTCATCGCGACGAAACAGGCCAACGATTTGCTATGA
- a CDS encoding NAD(P)H-hydrate dehydratase, whose translation MTVLVTGDEMAEAERRTMDSGISGPELMRRAAIAIADWVEAHCVSAGSVVGLVGPGNNGGDTLVALGILGARGWRSRAVFVSRDEFGDLPLGTDEQATIEVVDFTSANDADVILDGIYGFRSRPTLPAHVASLCNAVSRARAASGARVIAIDTPSGIDVTTGEATNATLHADVTLCLALPKVGLTREPAANFVGELELIDIGILPPDIPGREQLMDRASIAELLPERRANAHKSNVGAVLIVGGAPTYFGAPRLSAEAALRIGAGLVAAAIPSPIVPVLATQVPEAVVVPCDGDDSIPAIARFVHERDSMLRAMVIGPGLGRSDHASDMLTALLGDQAPDDIRRRLKVIDADALNWMSEQPAPPAGLTAGTAVLTPHPGEMSRLLHCSTSEVLTDPAETARRAAAKFEQVVILKSGHSPVAHPDGRVWLAQRTTPELATAGTGDVLAGIIGGLLAQGLSPWDAARAGVFVGAQAGKRATSLQGTVGVVARDVINELGRAYLDVQSPGWQRWR comes from the coding sequence ATGACGGTCCTGGTCACAGGCGACGAGATGGCCGAAGCTGAGCGCCGCACGATGGATTCGGGCATTAGTGGCCCCGAACTCATGCGCCGCGCCGCGATCGCTATTGCCGACTGGGTCGAAGCGCACTGCGTGTCAGCAGGCTCTGTGGTCGGACTTGTCGGCCCGGGAAACAATGGCGGCGACACGCTGGTTGCGCTCGGCATCCTCGGCGCACGTGGATGGCGAAGCAGAGCTGTCTTTGTCAGTCGAGACGAATTCGGCGATTTGCCGCTGGGTACCGACGAGCAGGCAACTATCGAGGTCGTTGATTTCACTTCGGCAAATGATGCAGACGTGATCCTCGACGGCATCTACGGCTTTCGCAGCCGACCGACTCTGCCAGCACACGTCGCGTCACTCTGCAACGCCGTATCGCGCGCCAGGGCAGCGTCCGGCGCACGCGTCATCGCCATTGACACGCCGTCTGGAATTGACGTAACGACTGGCGAAGCGACGAACGCAACGCTCCATGCAGATGTCACGCTGTGTTTGGCGTTACCCAAGGTCGGTCTGACGCGTGAGCCGGCTGCAAACTTCGTTGGCGAACTTGAGCTGATTGACATCGGCATCCTGCCGCCGGACATCCCTGGCCGCGAACAGCTGATGGATCGAGCATCGATTGCCGAACTCCTCCCGGAGCGCCGAGCCAACGCGCATAAGAGCAACGTCGGTGCTGTCCTGATCGTCGGTGGGGCACCCACCTATTTCGGCGCACCGCGGCTGTCGGCGGAGGCTGCCCTGCGAATCGGAGCAGGGCTGGTCGCCGCCGCAATTCCTTCCCCGATCGTGCCGGTGCTGGCGACCCAGGTGCCGGAGGCAGTCGTCGTCCCGTGCGACGGTGACGACAGCATTCCGGCCATCGCCCGCTTCGTGCACGAGCGCGACTCGATGCTGCGCGCGATGGTCATTGGCCCGGGGCTAGGGCGCAGCGACCATGCGTCAGACATGCTCACCGCGCTACTCGGAGACCAAGCGCCCGACGACATCCGTCGCCGCCTGAAAGTGATCGACGCAGACGCGCTCAACTGGATGTCCGAGCAGCCTGCGCCGCCTGCCGGTCTGACTGCTGGGACGGCAGTGCTCACGCCACACCCCGGTGAGATGAGCCGCCTGCTGCACTGCAGCACAAGCGAGGTGCTTACCGACCCGGCAGAGACCGCGCGTCGAGCGGCAGCGAAATTCGAGCAGGTGGTTATTCTCAAATCCGGCCATTCGCCGGTCGCTCATCCGGACGGGCGGGTCTGGCTAGCGCAGCGCACCACGCCCGAATTGGCCACGGCCGGAACCGGCGATGTGCTCGCCGGCATCATTGGCGGTCTGCTTGCGCAAGGGCTGTCGCCATGGGATGCAGCTCGCGCAGGCGTCTTTGTCGGCGCGCAGGCCGGTAAGCGTGCGACGAGCCTTCAGGGTACAGTAGGCGTGGTTGCTCGCGATGTGATCAACGAGTTGGGCCGCGCATATCTGGATGTCCAAAGTCCAGGTTGGCAAAGGTGGAGATGA
- a CDS encoding CBS domain-containing protein — MSTDSQVATIMTRDVITVSPDTSVTDVARLMTDHDISGIPVVANGFLVGLVTEVDVVSREIDVDPPAYGTFLDAVFRFPWDRSDEELRRVLATTAGDLMTREVRTIRAEDLIRDAANMMFKQSVNPLPVVDADGRVIGIVSRSDIVRLVADAADIAEGSAEGRG, encoded by the coding sequence TTGAGCACTGATTCACAGGTTGCGACGATCATGACTCGCGATGTCATCACCGTGTCGCCGGATACGAGCGTCACCGATGTTGCGCGATTGATGACCGACCACGACATTTCCGGCATCCCCGTCGTTGCAAACGGGTTTCTCGTTGGTCTCGTGACTGAAGTCGACGTCGTCTCACGCGAGATCGATGTCGATCCGCCAGCCTACGGGACATTCCTCGACGCGGTCTTTCGCTTTCCGTGGGACCGCTCTGACGAGGAGCTTCGCCGTGTGCTCGCCACTACGGCCGGGGATCTGATGACCCGCGAGGTCCGAACCATTCGAGCGGAGGACCTGATTCGCGACGCGGCAAACATGATGTTCAAGCAGAGCGTGAATCCATTGCCGGTAGTTGATGCAGATGGTCGAGTGATCGGGATCGTGTCCCGATCTGACATCGTCCGCCTTGTTGCGGACGCCGCTGATATCGCTGAAGGGAGCGCCGAAGGGCGTGGCTGA
- the alr gene encoding alanine racemase — translation MADPKTSSLASSLESVGETRAIVDLDAYAHNIAVLRAAAPEDAAFMAVVKADAYGHGLVECGRMAQEVGCEWLGVARIVEALRLRDAGIDLPILVLGPPVSTELATAIQRGVTLAAGSWSMVGRIRETAADVGATARVHVKVDIGMRRYGFLPDDVGDAVTQISAMPEIEIDGVFSHFSSADEPGAEPTGQQIEIFSSAVEAVRAAGVDPRWVHLSNSAGIITGRTGPTNMVRSGAATYGLSPSPEVPCDDRFRPVMSIRSVVARVSEATLDCGVSYNYLYRTTTEEKLATIPIGYADGMPRPLANQGWFVIGGQRRPIRGRVCMDQTIVGDADGVSEGDEVIIVGSPDDGAMSFEDIGPMAATNNYEVATRLMARVPRLYIRNGEPVAVEHLLSDATVRAAESARA, via the coding sequence GTGGCTGACCCAAAGACCTCATCGCTGGCGTCGAGCCTGGAATCAGTTGGTGAGACGCGCGCGATTGTTGATCTCGACGCATATGCGCACAACATCGCGGTCTTGCGTGCTGCTGCGCCGGAAGACGCGGCATTCATGGCGGTCGTCAAGGCGGACGCGTATGGGCACGGCCTCGTTGAATGTGGCCGCATGGCTCAAGAAGTCGGCTGCGAGTGGCTCGGAGTCGCGCGCATCGTTGAGGCGCTCCGCCTCCGTGATGCCGGCATCGATCTGCCGATCCTGGTGCTTGGCCCCCCGGTATCGACGGAGCTCGCAACCGCGATCCAGCGCGGTGTAACGCTGGCTGCCGGAAGCTGGTCGATGGTCGGGCGCATCCGGGAGACGGCAGCTGACGTCGGCGCGACCGCACGCGTTCACGTGAAAGTCGACATCGGCATGCGTCGCTACGGGTTCCTTCCGGACGATGTCGGCGATGCCGTAACACAGATCAGCGCGATGCCGGAGATCGAGATCGACGGTGTGTTCAGCCACTTCTCCAGCGCAGACGAGCCGGGAGCGGAGCCGACTGGCCAGCAAATAGAGATCTTCAGTTCTGCGGTCGAAGCAGTCCGGGCGGCAGGTGTCGACCCGCGCTGGGTCCATCTCTCCAACAGTGCCGGAATCATCACCGGACGAACCGGCCCGACCAACATGGTGCGTTCGGGCGCGGCGACTTATGGGCTTTCGCCTTCCCCCGAAGTGCCGTGCGACGATCGATTCCGACCGGTCATGTCGATTCGCAGTGTCGTGGCCCGCGTCAGCGAGGCAACTCTCGATTGCGGCGTGTCATACAACTACCTCTACCGCACGACGACCGAAGAGAAGCTGGCAACGATCCCGATCGGTTACGCCGACGGCATGCCTCGCCCGTTGGCGAATCAGGGTTGGTTCGTCATCGGCGGCCAACGTCGCCCGATTCGCGGGCGCGTCTGCATGGATCAAACGATTGTCGGAGATGCCGATGGCGTCAGCGAAGGCGATGAGGTGATCATCGTCGGGTCGCCTGACGACGGTGCCATGTCGTTCGAGGACATCGGCCCGATGGCTGCGACAAACAACTATGAGGTCGCCACTCGGCTGATGGCGCGAGTGCCGCGCCTCTACATTCGCAACGGCGAGCCGGTCGCGGTTGAGCACCTGCTCAGCGACGCGACGGTTCGCGCTGCTGAATCGGCCCGCGCATAG